From the Macrobrachium rosenbergii isolate ZJJX-2024 chromosome 50, ASM4041242v1, whole genome shotgun sequence genome, the window tatatatatatatatatatatatatatataatatatacaaaaggtACCATCACTAAACACGTGTATTTTTATTAGTTACAATAACCACACTCTCTTGGATGTTTGCCACTGGGAGCCTTGATTCTGCATAGGTAGTAAATTGAAAAGCTCTTCCCTTTCTTAGTGGATATCAAACCAAAGTTTAAACTAGTATTATATAAAGAAGgatcacttttatttcttttttcttcttagaggcttaatccctagtcggcgTCACTCATTTAATAAATTGGTTTGGCACATATTTTACGGACAGATGTCCTTCCAGGCACCATCCTTCTCTATCCGGGTTTGGGAAAGACAAATGGCAGAATTACTGTGAAGAATAGCagtggctaactttaaaccataAAATCGGGGGCGAGTCCCTTCCCCGAAGCATTTGTGTTTTGGTGAATGTGATTGGTATAGTCtgtgcatatacgagtatatgtcaCTCCCTGTATTTCTGCTctaataaataaatcacatttaAATATAACAGGCAAACAGTATGTACGCATGAGCTGTGATGAATTTGAATTACTGACTGTCAGATATAAATCTTATTGAAGAATTGCTTACAGGGTGACACAAAGTTTTTTGAAGAATTACTTTACTTGGAGATTCAATACTTGTTGAAGAATCACTGAATAGCAAACATAAAAGTCCTTTAAAAAGATAAACACCGACTGGCTGATGCATATCTTGTTAAAAAATTACTGACTGGGAGATATAATCGTTTTATAACTGACTGACTCATAAATACAAACTTTTTGGTGGCAGGAATTATGATTGGCAGGTATAAATCTCGTTGAATAAAAAGAATGTGTAGTATATATAAGACTTTGTGGAAGAATTTCTGATCAGAAGATATAATTCTTGTTCAATGATTACAGATTGACAGGAATTCTTGACTGGTAGGTGTAATCTTCTTGAAGTACTGACTGGTCGATATAAATCTTGAAATTTTACTGACAAGTCTTGCTGAGGTAAAAATTTTGTTGAGCAGTTACTGAATGCTGGATATACAGTAAATCTATTTGAAGAATCACTGACTGGCAGATATAAGATTGTTAAAGAATTGCTGACTGGCAGATAAAAATATTGTCAAAGGATCACTAACTGGCGCATATAAATCTAGTTCAAAAATTACTGACTAGCAAATAGAATTCTTGCTGAATAAGTAATGAATGGCAGATACAAATCATGTTGGCTAATAATCAGTGACTGGCATATATGTTTCTAGTTGAAAAATCACTGACTAGATGTAAATCATAGTGAAGATTTACTGACTGGCAAGCATAAATCTTGTCAACGAATTGCTGTTGGCATGTAATATTCTTGCAGATACAAATCTTGTTGAAGAGCTACTGACCAGCGGATATAAATCTTGTTGAAGGAATACCaagtagtatatataaatttttttgaggAATAATAACTGGCTGATGTAAATTTTGTTGAACCATTACAGACAGCAGTTATATATCATGTTACACATTGCAAACAGGCAGACACATTTTGTTGAAATTTCTGACTTGCAGTCATCCATCTCTTTGGAGATACCAAATTTGTTGAAAAATCAATGACTTGCTGATACAAAACATGTTAGAGAATTACTAACTGGCAGATGTAAATCTTGTTGAAGAAATCCTGCCTGGCAGATGTAAATCTTGATGAAGAATTAGTAAATGGCAAATGTAAATCATGAAGAATTACTGATGGGCAGAGATGGTAAAAATCTATTTGAGGAATTTTGACGGaatgtaaaaaattatgttgGGAAATCATTTACTGGCAAATGTAAATCTAATTGAAGAAACAATCAATGACAGATATTAAATTTTCCTCTGGAAAAAAGTGGATGGCAAATATAAATACTGGGAGGGATTACTGATTGGTTGATATAAGTCTTGTTCAAGATTTACTGACTgcagacaaatatttttttaagagttaGTGATGGGCAGGTACTAATGTTGTTGATGAATTACAGACTGGCAAGTATAAATCTGTTTGAAAATCACAGACTTGCAGATATAATACAGAATCACAGACTGGCAGATATAATACAGAATCACAGACTGGCAGATAGAATTGAAAGTCACAGACTGGCAGATATAATTGAAAATCACAGACTGGCAGATATAAATGTTGATAAAGAAGCACTGACTGGATCAAGTCATTTATGCCTTGTTGCTAACAGGCAAATACAAGTCTTGTTAAAGAACTATTGAATGAAAGATGTAAATCTTGGAGAGTTACTTGCTGGCAGATATGAATTTTGTTGAAGGATTGCTAACTTGTAGATATGAATTTAGTTGAAGAATTACTGATTGTTAGATATGatataaatcttgataaaaattaCTGACTGGTACaaatcttgatgaagactaattgACTGAGAGGTTCAATTTTGTTGACTAGTCACTGACTGGCATACATGAATGTTGTTGAAGAATCCCTGACTGGCAGACATAAGTCTTGTTAAAGAATGACCAGTCAGCAGttgtaaataatgttaacgatTTACTGACCAAATAATATAGGTCCTCCTGAGGGAAGCTGATtggcatacataaaaaaaaatttattgatagaATCTTGTAGAATAACTGACTCGAAGATGTAAATCTAGTTCAAGAATCACGGACTAATTGAAATGAATTACAGACAGagatataaaactaataaacataaaaCTTGTTGACAATGACCAACTGGCAGACTTGAATAGCAGTAGTGTTTCAATAAATGGTTCTTTTAAAGTaacagaataaaagcaaaataacgaTTTGTGTTCTTTCCCTTGTATTGCATAGACTCACTTCGTGGGGTTAATATTTGGAACGTTTATTTTATATCTTACCATGTTTTGTATCGGTTTTAGTATCTTGAAGTTTAACATCACAAACTGGCACATCGCCGTCGCTTTTGCATGGTATAACATCTGTAGACTCtgcatttaaatatgaaaagtagTTGACTTCTCCTTTGATAAGAGTGTCAGCTTTTTCGAGCGACATACTTTCCAAATTTCCCTCCAGTCTGATTATTGTGCCTTCCGAGGGTTTTCGAGGATCATCCAAATTCGTTGACTCAACCACTGTCGGGAATTCTGTAGTGAgagataaatatcaaatattacaTGTAAGATTATGGCAGTTTTCCGTCAGTTGTTACTGGAACTTGTTCACAGTAAGGGTAAAATTGTTTAGTCTTTGAAAACGCAATCtacaattttattaaatattttttgagattaGATTCTTTGCATTATGCATTGTTTGGTGTAGTGTTAGGAATTAATAACTTAATGGTtggaacaaaaaaacaaatatcatttgttgaaaatttttcatttagatttagGGTACTTAATCAGTAAAGCTCTTCtggctagcatatatatatatatatatatatatatatatatatatatatatatatatatatatatatatatatatatatatatatatatatatatatatgtatatatgtataatatatatatatatatatatatatatatatatatatatatatatatatatatatatatatatattatatatatatatatatatatatatatatatatatatatatatatatatatatatatatatatatatatatatatatatatatatatatacatggtatgtgtgtgtatgcttgcacCTTGTTTTGTAGCGGTCAGTGGATTGTATTTTTAGTACTTCACAGGTGTTCGTGAAAATGTGAACAAGACACAATGAAATGTATTACGGCGCCGTTCTCTTGGCAAACACACAGATATGAATGTTAAACTTTTGAATGTGTAGTATTGGAAAATCTATACAAGACTGTGCCGAAGTATATTTTCGAGTATTTTCTTTAACTGTTAATAGTTCATTTGCCTTTCCTCTCGGAAGCATGTACTAATTCCACCCATCCCAACGAAGGCTGACAATTCATACTACGTCCTATTGCTTTGGCGTTTGGTATTGGTAGAGTAACAAAACTATACACAGCTGTCCCTTTTCTGAATCCAACACTACATTGAGATTACCGTTATTTCCTCTGCAAGGCAAGATATATCGGGAACCTTTTATTCTGTCCCTCTAACGAAAATTTATCTGGCATTGGACGTGAGTTATCGTTCTCACTCTGGTTGCCTCGAAGGCATCAGTCGTAATGGCAGAAAGCTGTCCGAGCCAAATATGGCACTTGATTTTGATGCTTAACTCATTTGGTTCTAAACTAATATCCTCTATTTTCTCAGATGGCAGTTATAGTTCTGATCCATCCTACTTGAGCTGGATTGGGCTGGTGGCTTAAGCTGGCGTGGCGATTTTCCCTTCATATCTATCCATTTtctctttgtaattatttaatgTACACAGATATTATCTCGTTTTGCACAAGAAATTTATCTGCTGATCCTTTAAgtttaaatacacacattatatatatatatatatatatatatatatatatatatatatatatatatatatatatatatatatatatatatatatatatatatataatcttaaaggATCagctgataaattttttttacaaaacaagacAATATCTATGCATTAATGATAGGAAGAaaaggaaactatatatatatatatatatatatatatatatatatatatatatatatatatatgtgtgtgtgtgtgtgtgtgtgtgtgtgtgtgtatttgtatgtatatataagtttttttatgtatatatatatatatatatatatatatatatgatagtgttGTTCCTTATACTTACATGACGTTATTTAATTACGAATATTTTTGATCAGAAGAAAGTCACGTCCGTGTACTGTAAGTGACACTTTCAATTCTAACCAGGGCAGATGCGCCTtgtattcccaaggtaaagtggaTTCAAAATTAAAGGACGTGATAtgcatgagtatatatgtatatatatatatatatatatatatatatatatatatatatatatatatatatatatatatatatatatatatatatatatataaaacaacaagcaggagtccaaaaagacgacagtcaacaaaacagttgcatatttataacgtttcgtgttacttaaacacatcatcagtctgtaaaattgaaaaatacacattaattctctaatttaaaataaaagctaaattaaaaacagcagttacattctttaaaattacaacatacataaaaagtaaaaaagaaaggagattttttccttctaagtctacctgatcaatagaaggggaaagacgaagtgagaccacaagctcacgcatgcccagagtatacttaggccaagtgcagaggagaagaagacatgTTGGAGTTTAAAGAGGTGCATgatgtttaataaacaaagactcaagggtcgttaagtaagccgattgtttggtagttcccaggatggaaaaatgttttttatctatattaaccttgcatttaacggcatgatttctaatactagaaaattcgggattagttattcgtgagccagttctgtagctcagacctaagtggctataataacggacctgcaacattctctttgatgagccaacataactaccaagacatcttgggcattcaaatttgtaaatgatattggacttcataaaggtctgtagcttgtccttataattaaaaaagccgccaatctttagtggattcataggtattaaattgagttttagaaatccaaactctttttcaatgatttgtttgactttggatctaagaaagtcagagtgcgtaaatggtatcgtagcgtacatagtcaatttagaacattacatttcacaatagaatcagaaaagttacgtgctacaaccttgttaactatgttataaaaagtctttgtggatatgaatttttggtaaaatagtaaaaattcaatttcgggtggaaatttgcccagctagatgtataacggagggctctaaaaactagagtcgttatggcattaattttaaaagaaaagaaacacgaactataaaagttacctccaaggcctgtataagtactttttctaaaaactgatgtactaaaattatggtcaaagcgggtgatttttacgtctaaaaaaactagtgtattctcagtctcctgctcagtagtaaatctaatgttgggatgtctagagttaacgtaatctagaaaagattgacattgccacgaatgtttaaatagggcaaaagtatcatccacatatctcctatagtaaaggggtttaaaggattcgggacagttgtttaaaaactcttcttctaaatgtgccataaaaaaatttgcgaagagagggcccaatggggaccccatagcaactccctcgacctgcaagtaaagttgtttgttaaaaataaaagcagaatcttgcactgcaagttccaagagagacttaaaaagttgtctattaaaaccgtgaaagataacaccactctcataaaaactttgtccagaataatctcaatagtttcaGAGACTGGCACATTTGTAAATAACGACTCAACGTCTAAACTGAccatatataaatcaccatcctgatgcactatttgttgttggaagtcaAAGCCATTTTTTAGCGCAAACTGGGATTTTGAGTaatcatttaataagtgaactaagtacttagagatattataggaagggctattatacgaagacataattggtctgataggtatgccatccttatggatcttaggagcccatacaaaatgccaaacgatgaccctgtaacaaacaatttttggaaggtttcttcatttaagatgttatctttctttaactttctaaGGAATCTATTAATCTTATCTTCCCTTCTGTAGATTTCTAAGAAGCTAGGTTCTcaatcagtaaaaattttgtattatcagaaagtattgaattaactttatgtagatagtcttgtttattcattaacaCTACTCCTTGCCCTTGTCGGGTTTGCAAATAACGATATTTTCcactttacttaaatttcttaaaatttccaaatcttcctattgagcaggagactgagaatacactagctttttagacgtaaaatcacccgctttgaccataattttagtacatcagtttttagaaaaagtacttatacaggccttggaggtaacttttatagttcgtgtttcttttcttttaaaattaatgccataacgactctagtttttagagccctccgttatacatctagctgggcaaatttccactccgaaattgaatttttactattttaccaaaaattcatatccacaaagacttttttataacatagttaacaaggttgtagcacgtaacttttctgattctattgtgaaatgtaatgttcctaaattgactatgtacgctacgataccatttacgcactctgactttcttagatccaaagtcaaacaaatcattgaaaaagagtttggatttctaaaactcaatttaatacctatgaatccactaaagattggcggcttttttaattataaggacaagctacagacctttatgaagtcaatatcatttacaaatttgaatgcccaagatgtcttggtagttatgttggctcatcaaagagaatgttgcaggtccgttattatagccacttaggtctgagctacagaactggctcacgaataactaatcccgaattttctagtattagaaatcatgccgttaaatgcaaggttaatatagataaaaaacatttttccatcctgggaactaccaaacaatcggcttacttaacgacccttgagtctttgtttattaaacatcatgcacctcttttaaactccaacatgtcttcttctcctctgcacttggcctaagtatactctgggcatgcgtgagcttgtggtctcacttcgtctttccccttctattgatcaggtagacttagaaggaaaaaaatctcctttctttttactttttatgtatgttgtaattttaaagaatgtaactgccgtttttaatttagcttttattttaaattagagaattaatgtgtatttttcaattttacagactgatgatgtgtttaagtaacacgaaacgttataaatatgcaactgttttgttgactgtcgtcttctttggactcctgcttgttgtttttatatatatatatatatatatatatatatatatatatatatatatatatatatatatatatatatataatatataatataaagagccagcaagaaataatgaaaagcagcagTTCTGCTGGATGTTGAATACAGTCTTCACGTGTTACTTGGgatcgtataatatatatatatatatatatatatatatatatatatatatatatatatatatatatatatatatatatatatatatatatgttacagtcaacatgcgtaatcagtcattacgtaatgactgaaatttcagtcatcacgcgtaatgcacttaggacatttgatccccaggagctagtactaaacacggctaaatacattttgacccccagggactagtactaaacccggcgaaacagtgtaggtgacgcactgtttcgccgtgtttagtactagctcctaggggatcaaatgtccctaagtgcatcacgcgtgatgactgaaatttcagtcactacgcgtaatgactgattacgcatgttgactgtaacatatatatatatatatatatatatatatatatatatatatatatatatatatatatatatatatatatatatatatatatatatatatatatatatatatatatatatatatatgtacaatatataatatatattatatatataatatataatatatatatatatatatatatatatatatatatatatatatatatatatatatatatatatatatatatatataaatttacacatacatacatacacatatatataggcctatgtttatgtatatacatatacgaaaatatgtgtgcatgtatatatgtattttatgatgTATGTGGAGGAACAGTAAAGCCAGAAGACGTAGTaacattgcagacattattatttattagtgtaAAGAAGCAAAGCCGATATTCTCTTCCGTATTTAGAGTACCTCCATGTAAAAAACAGCAGCAGTCACCGTCAGTGTATACCTTACTTCCATTGTATGTTGtaatgtttttaaaaccactcacCACTTCGCCCTCTTCCATTCCCAGTCTCTACTTAACACGTTCAGGTTCTGTTGAACTGCAGACATGAACAATAAGTTCTCCTGTGTactatttttatcaattattagtattatatatgttgtgtatttttgttttttctgtccgcatagagattttatttcatgttttctgtttagtttgtaATTTCTTCTTACTCCGTCCTTGTTTGTTGTCAGTTtgatttactgttatttaatttttcgttttaatgTTCCTTTTTGTTAAGCCATTTATTCCGCTTATCGTATTACTTTTCCTTACATCATCTGGGCTGAGCCGGGACGAATGTAGCAGACATTCAGGAAACTTCGTATAGGCTTCCCGAAATTGGAGCAAGGCTTAGTTATTGCCGTTTgattggtggaagaatggaaacatattataaaatttttttatggaaaaaatttgaTTGTGTGCTTATTTGTGTGTGGattagtgtttgtgttttttgtttgaatGAGAATGAATATTTTAGACCGTTATGAATAGATGAGGATTAACTTGGCTAGAAAACAATATCATAGGAAGTTGTATTGTTGTCAGATATGATTATTTCTGTTAGGCAGAGCACAGGTCAACATGATTATTTCTGTTAAGCAGAGCATAGTTCAACTTCGTCAACACAGCTCggcaaattaaaattaacatttttagcaACATTAAAGGCATCCGTGAATTACGAAACAATTCTAGATTGCACTGCTTCAGTCGAAGATGTATTAAAGATGCATATTCAGCATGCTCTAATCAGGACTTACTTGGGAATGGTTTCAGGTCTGCATGAGCTTGGGCTATGTCATTGCCACTTTCGTCTTTGCCAGTTATGAGGAAAGTCGCTTCTTCTCCAGAATATTTTGTGAGGTCGGCTACGAAGGTTGGACTTTGGACTTTGGATGGGTCTTCTGCATCGACGGGTACTTCTGGCATTCCATCTTGGTGCACCTCAAGTAAAAGCCTTTTTATACCAGTGGTTGGAAATCTTGACAAGGTAAATTGGAACTCGTCCGAAGCTCCAGCGTTTCCCTTTGCGGTCCTTGCAATCCTGTCGATTGTCCCATCCACTGCAAGAGATCAGATGACATCGGTAAAGATTTTGAAAATCTATGCTCATTTGCGCATagtaaataaaatgttgatgaCAGCGGGGAGAATTAAAGTAGGCTATTGCGTAGGAGATCTAGGCGGGTAATTATGTTTGTTTACAAGATGATTTAAAACGTCGCGTATAGCCTCGATACCCAGCTGAGTAATCgatattcactttcatttatatCAGCCCGGATTAACGTATTTACTGACATATAGGGCGGATCCCAAGGAGGTTTTTTTTTGCGGATCCCCACCCTTCCCCAAAAAAATGGTCCCAGGTTCTCATACGCAAAGGATGAGAGATCAGAGAGGCCGATTATTAACTTGGATGTAGCTGAGTATAGGTACTATTGTGGTTGTCTACCTCATCTTACTGCGTATAACAGTTGTATCATTTACTAGAAGTATTTAAAGAACAGTATTATTCGcctaaactgttattattattattaggatggctgtattatatttatcttatatagtgtcttttctattaacttcgcttttcaggctcagcgatgttagtcagtaatgccgatattcatgttggaaaaggagttgttaagtctttattacaatattcaatcagaaatcgttcgtctgggttcaagTTCATGACCGTCGacgtttcgaccagctcgttggtcatcctctggacgtggttgcaggaggtctgaaaacgaggtgctcgggtttgtatttatagggaggtcatgatcggtgctgaattatgattggctgcccggggcatgtaccctcgggcagCCTTCccatcaagttctgttttcgtcttgcgtgcgagcggcgttgtagtgctgaggatgaagagaagaatttcgatcctcggatttttgatttgctcgtacgctatggggatcgctcggtgcatgtctcctggctgccgtggggaggagaaaggtttcttgcgtaatgttgagtgttggtttctccttcccaatgtgcaatgcttccaagaggcgtaggcggcggtggtcggtaatttggtcaattacttcgaagaaacctttctcctccccacggcagccaggagacatgcaccgagcgatccccatagcgtacgagcaaatcaaaattcggcatccgaggatcgaaattcttctcttcatcttctacaacgccgctcgcacgcaagacgaaaacagaacttgatggGAAGTCTCCGCccggtacatgccccgggcagccaatcataatttcATGACCTCCCCTGTTTacagcacctcgtttcttcagacctcatAACGTCCAGAGGATCAAGGTCTATtttcgaaacatgtcgacggtacctacaatagaattgaacccagacgaacgatttctgattgaatattgtaataaaagacttcaatCATACACTGTCCTTTCCAACATGTGACTAACatctgagcctgaaaagcgaatcataaggaggatagaaaagacactatataagataaattatataatacagccatcctttttaataagacctgtttaaaaagggtctactccttcatatattattattattattattcaaggccAATATGAATTATGGTTACGCCAggattattaattttacatttcacctcAGTTTCTCGTAACATGATTTTTACCGTGGGACATAAATCATTGGAGAGTATCCCAGAAGTCATCTTGTAATTCTTACTCCAGCAGAGTACGTGTTTACATGGAATATattcacagaaaatatgaaagatcCAGGAAGtattcacaaataataaatgttaacCAACCAATTCTATTTTTACAGCTCTCCATGATaacgttttgttatttttttcttcagcttaCTATCATAACCCTAGTTGTGCTAGCATGTATTCAGAATCGTTTTTGAACTCTTCCGCGGGTCTTTGCAAGTAGGAGTCTCTCGCTAATGTCACCGGTTTTTAGACTCTGTTTACAGCCCTTTTCCCATCGTACAAACTTGCACCTATGCCTCGTTCGGTCCCAGAATTTTCCCACCTCTCGATTAAAGAGATGGAGTAGGTTTGCTTACTAATCACCTCCTTCTCtgaggtggtatatatatatatatatatatatatatatatatatatatatatatatatatatatatatatatatatatatatatatatatatatatgtatatatgtgtgtgtgtgtgtatacatacatatacagacacaggCATATAAATTGTATAAGAATACCAAAGTACCTGAATGAAACGGGATAGTCATACGAGGACTGATTCACCAACCTGGTCCTCCATCGCTTCTGGTTGGTCCAGATTTAACCAGGGTTGCCAGAAAGCACACCGCTGTGATGCAGAGCCACTTCATTTGCTGGAAAGTAGAGAAGTGGTAGTTATCAGTCTATAATTGAAATTTATCCTTTTgccactggtgtgtgtgtgtgtgtgtgtgtactttttcaCGGCAGTAAAAGGATACACATGAGAATggctatgtttttcttttcatccaatATCCTGAAAGAACTTAATGTATATTTGGTATATGTAAAGacaaagtcaaaagaaatatgattatgacTCTCTTTGAATTTTTTATCCTAGAAGTAAATTCTTTTTTCAGTCTGTAGTTTCACCTAAACTCTTTCACAACACTGATTATTTTGCGACACCTGCCATTCAAAACAATTAATCGATTTGTAGGTAATCTAGGATGTCTTCAGATCTGATCCGGCATCATATGCTTGACAAAGAATTTTTCCTCTTGCTTAAAGCATAATGAAATGATTCCAACATCTCATCAGatcttataatgaaattataatcaACTGACAACATTTGCCAAGGTAGTGACCCAGT encodes:
- the LOC136832915 gene encoding uncharacterized protein; amino-acid sequence: MKWLCITAVCFLATLVKSGPTRSDGGPVDGTIDRIARTAKGNAGASDEFQFTLSRFPTTGIKRLLLEVHQDGMPEVPVDAEDPSKVQSPTFVADLTKYSGEEATFLITGKDESGNDIAQAHADLKPFPKFPTVVESTNLDDPRKPSEGTIIRLEGNLESMSLEKADTLIKGEVNYFSYLNAESTDVIPCKSDGDVPVCDVKLQDTKTDTKHGKI